A portion of the Streptococcus urinalis 2285-97 genome contains these proteins:
- a CDS encoding AI-2E family transporter: MKFEKRQVALIVLAFVICYAIQSYWSFGSDVVSTTFHASKPFLVGAALAFIVNIVMNLYESVYTRFVKSKKLLRAKRPICLILSYLTFLAVIVYIFSIVLPDLIASITSLLQVDPKIFSDFVEELNDNKQIAKLINYLGSNADVSAAVSNYSHQVLKQVLSVLTNMLTSVTTIASTVLNVFISFVFSIYVLANKEQLGRQFNLLVDTYTGKYASTIHYVVNILNFRFHRFFIGQSMDAIILGTLTAVGMMIFKLPFAATIGVLVGFSALIPVFGAFIGASIGFILILTESFPKAVFFIIFIVILQQFEGNVIYPRVVGNSIGLPGMWVILAITIGGALWNIPGMLVAVPLAASLYQILKDHIIKKSLKTNV; the protein is encoded by the coding sequence ATGAAATTTGAAAAAAGGCAAGTTGCTTTAATTGTGCTTGCATTTGTAATCTGTTATGCCATTCAATCTTATTGGTCATTTGGTTCAGATGTCGTCAGTACTACCTTTCATGCCAGTAAACCCTTTTTAGTGGGTGCTGCTTTGGCATTTATCGTTAATATCGTAATGAATTTATACGAATCTGTTTATACAAGATTTGTTAAGTCAAAAAAGTTACTCAGAGCTAAAAGACCGATTTGTCTGATATTATCTTATTTAACCTTTTTAGCAGTTATTGTTTATATTTTTTCAATTGTTTTACCAGATTTGATTGCAAGTATTACCAGTCTTCTTCAAGTGGATCCAAAAATATTTAGTGATTTTGTTGAAGAATTAAATGATAATAAACAAATCGCAAAACTAATTAATTATTTAGGAAGTAATGCTGATGTGAGTGCTGCAGTTTCCAACTATAGTCATCAAGTTTTAAAGCAAGTCTTATCTGTTCTAACAAATATGTTGACCTCTGTCACAACAATTGCATCAACGGTACTGAATGTTTTTATCAGCTTTGTGTTCTCCATTTATGTCTTAGCTAATAAGGAGCAGCTTGGAAGACAGTTCAATCTTTTAGTAGATACTTATACAGGAAAATACGCTTCAACGATACATTATGTTGTTAATATTTTGAATTTCCGTTTTCACCGATTTTTTATTGGTCAGAGTATGGATGCCATTATATTAGGAACACTTACGGCAGTAGGGATGATGATTTTTAAATTACCATTTGCAGCGACGATTGGTGTCTTAGTTGGTTTTTCAGCATTAATTCCAGTTTTTGGAGCATTCATTGGTGCTTCAATAGGTTTTATATTGATTCTGACGGAATCATTTCCAAAAGCAGTTTTCTTTATTATTTTTATTGTGATATTACAACAATTTGAAGGAAATGTTATCTATCCTAGAGTTGTCGGTAATTCTATTGGTTTACCAGGAATGTGGGTCATTTTAGCTATCACTATTGGTGGTGCCTTGTGGAATATACCTGGTATGTTGGTTGCTGTTCCTTTAGCTGCGAGCCTTTACCAAATTTTGAAAGATCATATTATCAAAAAGAGTTTAAAAACTAATGTTTAA
- the radC gene encoding RadC family protein: MYQLKVNESNQQPRERLRQFGPETLSNQELLAILLRTGLKDKPVLALADHILKKIPSLGIFSQLSLAELEQLTGIGSVKAVEIKAMIEFSKRIFQSQYQFEDKIKSSQQLAKRLIYQIGFHKQEHLLAIYLDSQNRIIEEKVIFKGTVTKSIAEPREILFHACKNLATSLILAHNHPSNNVFPSDYDIQFTAKIKRSCEELGINCLDHIIVGKHHYYSFKEKNQII, encoded by the coding sequence ATGTATCAATTAAAAGTAAACGAAAGCAATCAACAACCTCGCGAAAGATTAAGACAATTTGGACCAGAAACACTAAGTAATCAAGAACTACTAGCCATTTTACTAAGGACTGGCCTAAAAGATAAACCAGTCCTTGCACTTGCTGATCACATTCTGAAGAAAATACCATCTTTAGGAATTTTTAGTCAATTATCCTTAGCAGAGCTAGAACAACTAACAGGAATAGGTAGTGTTAAAGCTGTCGAAATAAAGGCTATGATTGAATTCTCAAAACGTATTTTTCAATCTCAGTATCAATTTGAGGATAAAATCAAATCAAGTCAACAATTAGCAAAAAGATTAATTTATCAAATTGGTTTTCACAAACAAGAGCATCTATTGGCCATATATTTAGATAGTCAAAATAGAATTATAGAAGAAAAGGTAATATTTAAAGGAACTGTTACTAAATCAATTGCAGAACCACGAGAAATTCTATTTCATGCTTGTAAAAATTTAGCAACATCCTTAATATTAGCACATAATCATCCCTCAAATAATGTTTTTCCAAGTGACTATGATATTCAATTTACTGCTAAAATAAAACGATCATGTGAAGAACTAGGCATAAACTGCCTAGATCACATCATCGTTGGTAAACATCATTATTATAGTTTTAAGGAAAAAAATCAAATTATTTAG
- a CDS encoding redox-sensing transcriptional repressor Rex, with the protein MTIEKTIPKATAKRLSLYYRIFKRFHADEIDKASSKQIADAMGIDSATVRRDFSYFGELGRRGFGYDVKKLMNFFADILNDHSTTNVILVGCGNIGRALLHYRFHDRNKMQIALGFDTDDNELVGSKTQDGIPVYGISSIKEKLSETNIETAILTVPSTEAQQVADELIDAGIKGILSFSPVHLQVPKGVIVQYVDLTSELQTLLYFMNQSQND; encoded by the coding sequence GTGACTATTGAGAAAACAATTCCTAAAGCGACTGCAAAACGTCTCTCACTTTATTATAGAATTTTTAAACGTTTCCATGCAGATGAAATTGACAAAGCAAGTTCAAAACAAATAGCTGATGCTATGGGGATTGACTCTGCGACTGTCAGACGTGATTTTTCCTACTTTGGAGAACTTGGACGTCGTGGATTCGGTTATGATGTTAAAAAGTTAATGAACTTTTTTGCAGATATTTTAAATGATCATTCTACTACTAATGTTATTTTAGTGGGCTGTGGTAATATTGGAAGAGCTCTTCTTCACTATCGATTCCATGATCGTAATAAAATGCAAATTGCGCTTGGTTTTGATACAGATGATAATGAACTAGTTGGTAGCAAAACACAAGACGGCATTCCAGTTTATGGTATTTCATCAATCAAAGAAAAACTCTCAGAAACCAATATTGAAACTGCTATCCTCACTGTTCCAAGTACTGAAGCTCAACAAGTCGCAGATGAACTAATTGATGCTGGAATTAAAGGTATCTTAAGTTTTTCACCTGTTCATTTACAAGTACCAAAAGGGGTAATTGTTCAGTATGTTGATTTGACTAGTGAATTACAAACCTTACTTTATTTTATGAATCAATCTCAAAATGACTAA
- a CDS encoding DUF4649 family protein, which produces MLTINYLNDSKQEKVLTYDNFEEFELSRFACAINIADYYKVSKVELDGETIDYTGNIGDLYLFLTKRLKTKA; this is translated from the coding sequence ATGCTAACAATTAATTACTTAAATGACAGCAAACAAGAGAAAGTTCTTACCTATGACAATTTTGAAGAATTTGAACTGTCTCGCTTTGCTTGTGCCATTAATATTGCTGATTACTACAAAGTTTCAAAAGTTGAATTAGATGGTGAAACGATTGATTACACTGGAAATATTGGTGATCTCTATCTCTTTTTGACTAAACGTTTAAAAACTAAAGCTTAA
- a CDS encoding DUF1831 domain-containing protein, whose protein sequence is MAFEKEIHLTDCKFTYSISNNIKAYTLRDTTFNQTKIGNYELTRLLEEVPNSGEGFPLKITINKGLDAFKLAITDKSGLRLVNIFKSDKHKILQDKFYFLMDSLVERGIFDKK, encoded by the coding sequence ATGGCATTTGAAAAAGAAATTCATTTAACAGATTGTAAATTCACTTATAGTATAAGCAATAATATTAAAGCTTATACATTAAGAGATACTACCTTTAATCAAACAAAAATTGGAAATTATGAATTAACCAGATTACTAGAAGAGGTTCCTAATTCTGGAGAAGGCTTTCCTTTAAAGATTACAATAAATAAAGGACTAGATGCTTTTAAATTAGCAATAACTGATAAATCTGGTCTTCGTCTTGTTAATATTTTTAAATCTGATAAACATAAGATTTTACAAGATAAGTTTTATTTCTTAATGGATAGTCTTGTTGAGCGCGGTATTTTTGACAAAAAGTAA
- a CDS encoding cysteine desulfurase family protein — translation MIYLDNAATTALTPDVISAMTKTMENFGNPSSLHHFGRKASQELRESRETIASLLNASPLEIIFTSGGTESNNTAIKGYALANQENGKHIITTEIEHHSVLNTMKYLEERLGFQITYIKPEDGEITVDSIKRALRDDTILVSTMYANNETGMILPIHEIGDLLKHHKAKFHVDAVQVAGKLDINLEKDNIDFLSLSAHKFHGPKGIGLLYHRSQQFDSLLHGGDQENKRRASTENLIGISGMTQALKTAIQNRDDNLQKVTHLKSYFLESISDLNYYLNESKNSLPYVINIGFPGKKNDILLTQLDLMGIAISTGSACTAGAVEPSHVLESIYGDSSSRLEESVRISLSELNTEKDISELSKALHTILGK, via the coding sequence ATGATTTATCTCGATAATGCTGCAACTACAGCTCTAACACCTGATGTTATTTCAGCAATGACTAAAACAATGGAAAATTTTGGAAATCCATCAAGTCTGCACCATTTTGGAAGAAAAGCTAGCCAGGAACTAAGAGAGAGTCGTGAAACAATCGCATCATTATTGAATGCTTCTCCATTAGAAATCATTTTTACTTCAGGTGGTACTGAGAGTAATAACACCGCAATAAAAGGTTATGCTTTAGCTAATCAGGAAAATGGAAAACATATTATCACTACTGAAATCGAACATCATTCAGTTCTAAATACCATGAAATATTTAGAAGAAAGACTTGGTTTTCAAATTACGTATATAAAACCAGAAGATGGTGAAATTACAGTAGATTCTATCAAGAGAGCACTTAGAGATGACACTATTTTAGTCAGTACAATGTATGCTAACAATGAAACCGGAATGATATTACCAATTCATGAAATTGGTGACTTATTAAAACATCATAAAGCTAAGTTCCATGTTGATGCGGTCCAAGTAGCTGGTAAATTGGATATTAATCTTGAAAAAGATAATATTGATTTCCTATCACTATCTGCACATAAATTTCATGGACCAAAAGGTATCGGTCTTCTTTATCATCGTTCACAACAATTCGATAGCCTTCTTCACGGAGGTGACCAAGAAAATAAAAGACGAGCTAGTACGGAAAATCTAATTGGAATTTCTGGAATGACTCAAGCATTAAAAACAGCTATTCAAAATAGAGATGATAATCTGCAAAAAGTTACTCATTTAAAATCATACTTTTTAGAGTCTATTTCTGATTTAAACTATTATTTAAATGAATCAAAAAATAGCTTACCATACGTGATTAACATTGGATTTCCTGGTAAGAAAAATGATATTTTATTGACGCAACTTGATTTAATGGGTATAGCTATTTCAACAGGATCGGCTTGTACTGCTGGTGCAGTCGAACCAAGTCATGTTTTGGAAAGCATTTATGGTGACTCTTCATCTAGGCTTGAAGAGTCCGTTAGAATTAGTCTTTCTGAATTAAATACTGAAAAAGATATCAGTGAGCTTAGTAAAGCACTACATACAATATTAGGGAAATAA
- a CDS encoding ribose-phosphate diphosphokinase has product MTERYADKQIKLFSLTSNIEIAEKISKASGIPLGKLSTRQFSDGEIMINIEETVRGDDIYIIQSTSFPVNDNLWELLIMIDACKRASANSINVVLPYFGYSRQDRVANQREPITAKLVANMLSKAGVDRVVTLDLHAVQVQGFFDIPVDNLFTVPFFADYYCKKGLSGTDTVIVSPKNSGIKRARSLAEYLNSPLAIIDYAQDDSEREEGYIIGDVAGKKAILIDDILNTGKTFAEAAKILERGGVTDIFAVASHGIFAGGAADVLDASPIKEIVVTDSVKTKERVPETITYLSASELIAEAIIRIHERKPLSPLFSYHPEEEK; this is encoded by the coding sequence ATGACTGAACGTTATGCTGATAAGCAAATTAAACTTTTTTCGTTAACTTCAAACATTGAAATTGCTGAAAAAATTTCTAAAGCTTCAGGTATTCCATTAGGAAAGTTATCAACACGTCAATTTTCTGACGGAGAAATTATGATCAACATCGAAGAGACCGTACGTGGAGATGACATCTACATCATTCAATCAACTAGTTTCCCTGTCAATGATAACTTGTGGGAACTTCTTATTATGATTGATGCTTGTAAACGTGCAAGTGCAAATTCAATTAATGTTGTTCTTCCTTACTTTGGATACTCAAGACAAGATCGTGTGGCAAATCAGCGGGAACCAATTACAGCAAAACTTGTTGCAAACATGCTAAGTAAAGCTGGTGTTGACCGTGTTGTTACCTTAGATTTACATGCCGTTCAGGTTCAAGGTTTCTTTGATATTCCTGTTGATAACCTCTTCACTGTTCCTTTCTTTGCAGATTATTATTGTAAAAAAGGTTTATCTGGTACCGATACTGTTATCGTAAGTCCAAAAAATTCTGGAATTAAAAGAGCTCGTAGTTTAGCAGAATACCTTAATTCACCATTAGCAATAATTGACTATGCTCAAGATGACTCTGAACGCGAAGAAGGCTATATTATCGGTGATGTTGCTGGTAAAAAAGCCATTTTGATAGATGATATTTTAAATACTGGAAAAACATTTGCTGAAGCGGCAAAGATTCTTGAAAGAGGTGGAGTAACTGATATTTTTGCTGTTGCTAGTCATGGTATTTTTGCGGGAGGTGCTGCCGATGTATTGGATGCTTCTCCTATTAAAGAAATTGTCGTTACTGATTCAGTAAAAACAAAAGAACGAGTTCCAGAAACCATTACCTATCTTTCAGCAAGTGAACTAATTGCTGAAGCTATTATTCGTATTCACGAAAGAAAACCACTTAGTCCACTATTTTCATATCATCCAGAGGAAGAAAAATAA
- a CDS encoding CYTH domain-containing protein, which yields MATNLEIEYKTLLTKTEYDKLSEKYKSHPIFEQTNYYFDTPNYALKSHKMSLRIRILSQKAEITLKIPQEVGNKEYNIKLSLEEANNIIQTNNFPSNDITKILNQENITLNDIKCFGHLTTKRREVKLPIGLLAIDFNEYSNVTDFELELEVSDSNQGKKDFNQFLINENIQFKYSKSKVARFSQTLLK from the coding sequence ATGGCAACCAATCTTGAAATTGAATATAAAACATTATTAACAAAAACGGAATATGACAAACTTTCGGAAAAATATAAGTCACATCCTATTTTTGAACAAACTAATTATTATTTTGATACTCCCAATTATGCTTTAAAATCTCATAAAATGTCTCTTAGAATCCGAATTCTGAGCCAAAAAGCTGAGATAACACTCAAAATTCCACAAGAAGTTGGCAATAAAGAGTACAATATCAAGTTATCACTCGAAGAAGCCAATAATATTATCCAAACGAATAACTTTCCTTCTAACGATATTACAAAAATTCTAAACCAAGAAAATATTACTTTAAATGACATCAAATGTTTTGGTCACTTAACCACAAAAAGAAGAGAAGTTAAACTTCCTATCGGACTATTAGCGATTGATTTTAATGAGTATTCTAATGTGACAGATTTCGAATTAGAACTCGAGGTTAGTGATAGCAATCAAGGAAAAAAAGATTTCAACCAGTTTCTTATCAATGAAAATATTCAATTCAAATACTCTAAAAGTAAGGTTGCAAGATTTAGTCAGACACTCTTAAAATAA
- a CDS encoding GTP pyrophosphokinase gives MVVDWEQFLDPYIQTVGELKIKLRGIRKQFRKQNRHSPIEFVTGRVKSVESIQEKMIRRHVLEENIAQDIQDIAGLRIMVQFVDDVDEVLSILRKRQDMKIVFERDYIRHMKSSGYRSYHVVIEYPVDTIDGQKKVLAEIQIRTLAMNFWATIEHSLNYKYQGEFPKEIKRRLETTAKIALELDEEMRKIREDIREAQLLFDPANRKLSDGVGNSDDTDELYR, from the coding sequence ATGGTAGTAGATTGGGAACAATTTTTAGATCCTTATATTCAAACAGTGGGCGAGTTAAAGATTAAATTACGTGGGATACGTAAACAATTTAGAAAACAAAATCGCCATTCTCCGATTGAGTTTGTGACTGGTAGAGTAAAATCAGTCGAAAGCATTCAGGAAAAAATGATTAGAAGACACGTTCTTGAAGAGAATATAGCTCAAGATATCCAAGATATTGCTGGTCTTAGAATTATGGTCCAATTCGTAGATGATGTCGACGAAGTGCTATCCATTCTTCGCAAAAGACAAGATATGAAGATTGTTTTCGAAAGAGACTATATTCGTCATATGAAATCTAGTGGCTACCGTTCCTATCATGTTGTCATCGAATATCCTGTTGATACTATTGATGGACAAAAAAAGGTATTGGCTGAGATCCAGATTAGAACTTTAGCAATGAATTTTTGGGCAACGATAGAGCACTCTCTCAATTATAAGTATCAAGGTGAATTTCCAAAGGAGATAAAACGCCGTCTAGAAACAACAGCTAAGATAGCACTTGAACTTGATGAAGAGATGAGAAAAATTAGAGAAGATATCAGAGAAGCGCAGCTTTTATTTGATCCAGCAAACCGTAAATTAAGTGATGGTGTAGGAAATAGTGATGACACAGACGAATTATACAGATAA
- a CDS encoding NAD kinase produces MTQTNYTDKVTRVAIIANGKYQSKRVASKLFSILKDDNDFYLSKKNPDIVITIGGDGMLLSAFHMYEKELDTVRFVGIHTGHLGFYTDYRDYEVDQLIENLRADNGQSAAYPILKVTIYLENGKVIKARALNEATIRRIEKTMVADVIINKVPFERFRGDGMLIATPTGSTAYNKSLGGSVLHPTIEALQLTEISSLNNRVYRALGSSVIIPKKDKIEIIPKRLGTYTLSVDNKTFHYKNVTKVDYSIDHHKIHFVASERHTSFWERVKDAFIGESDS; encoded by the coding sequence ATGACACAGACGAATTATACAGATAAAGTAACTCGCGTTGCAATCATAGCAAATGGAAAATACCAAAGTAAGCGCGTGGCCTCAAAACTTTTTTCAATATTAAAAGATGATAACGATTTTTATCTATCAAAGAAAAACCCAGATATTGTGATTACAATAGGTGGTGATGGTATGTTATTATCAGCATTTCATATGTACGAAAAAGAGCTAGATACTGTTAGATTTGTTGGTATCCATACAGGTCATCTTGGATTTTATACTGATTACAGAGATTATGAAGTTGATCAGTTAATTGAAAATTTAAGAGCAGATAATGGTCAAAGTGCAGCTTATCCAATATTAAAAGTAACAATTTACTTAGAAAATGGTAAGGTTATTAAGGCAAGAGCTCTAAATGAAGCGACTATTAGACGTATTGAAAAAACAATGGTAGCAGATGTTATCATTAACAAAGTACCTTTTGAGCGCTTTAGAGGAGACGGAATGTTGATTGCAACACCAACTGGCAGCACGGCATATAATAAATCTTTAGGAGGGTCTGTATTACACCCTACAATTGAAGCCCTTCAACTGACTGAGATTTCTAGCCTTAACAATCGTGTCTATCGTGCGTTAGGTTCTTCAGTTATTATCCCCAAAAAAGATAAAATCGAAATCATTCCAAAACGTCTAGGAACCTACACCTTATCAGTTGACAACAAAACATTTCATTATAAAAATGTCACAAAAGTTGACTATTCAATTGACCATCATAAAATTCATTTTGTTGCATCAGAAAGACATACTAGCTTTTGGGAAAGGGTTAAAGATGCTTTTATTGGAGAAAGTGATTCATGA
- a CDS encoding RluA family pseudouridine synthase, whose amino-acid sequence MIFEFIADRQVKVKTFLKSHDISKALLAKVKFKGGNIWVNGIEQNAIYLLNIGDVVRIQIPDEESHGSLEPIDKNLNIVYEDDHFLVINKPPGIASIPSAIHSNTMANFVKAYYLQNKYANQQVHIVTRLDRDTSGLMLFAKHGYAHARLDKQLQQKVIEKRYYALISGKGKLAKKGDIIAPIARPTDSIITRCVDSSGKYAHTSYEIVEAFENDIYLVDIRLHTGRTHQIRVHFSHIGFPLLGDDLYGGRMDCGIERQALHCHFLKFTDPFTKEIQEHSLDLTEDFDSVIIGLQKK is encoded by the coding sequence ATGATTTTTGAATTTATTGCTGACCGTCAAGTAAAGGTCAAAACATTCTTGAAATCACATGACATATCAAAGGCTTTACTAGCTAAAGTAAAATTTAAAGGTGGCAATATTTGGGTAAATGGCATAGAACAAAATGCCATTTATCTTTTAAATATAGGTGATGTGGTGAGGATTCAAATACCAGATGAAGAATCTCATGGAAGCCTTGAACCAATTGACAAAAACTTAAATATTGTCTATGAGGATGATCATTTTCTTGTTATTAATAAGCCACCTGGAATTGCTAGTATTCCAAGTGCTATTCATTCCAATACAATGGCAAATTTTGTGAAAGCTTATTATCTTCAAAATAAATACGCTAATCAGCAAGTTCATATTGTGACAAGACTTGATAGAGATACAAGTGGTTTGATGTTATTTGCAAAACATGGTTATGCTCATGCAAGACTTGATAAGCAATTACAGCAAAAAGTTATTGAAAAAAGATACTATGCTCTAATTTCTGGAAAAGGAAAACTAGCTAAAAAAGGTGATATTATAGCACCTATTGCTAGACCAACTGATAGTATCATTACACGATGTGTTGATTCTTCAGGCAAATATGCCCATACAAGTTACGAAATTGTAGAAGCATTTGAAAATGATATTTATTTAGTTGACATTAGACTTCATACTGGAAGAACACACCAAATTCGTGTCCACTTTTCTCATATTGGTTTTCCCTTACTAGGAGATGATCTATATGGTGGTAGAATGGATTGTGGTATTGAGAGGCAGGCTTTACATTGTCATTTTCTGAAATTCACTGATCCATTTACAAAAGAGATTCAGGAACATTCATTAGACTTGACAGAAGACTTTGACAGCGTTATCATAGGTTTACAGAAAAAATAG
- the pta gene encoding phosphate acetyltransferase, translated as MSIRTLFGGLREKVVGKNMKIVFPEGNDERVVRAAARLKFEGLVEPIILGEEKEILNLLTELGFADQVYTIINPNDYPEFEKMKESFVEIRKGKVTMEDADRLLRDVNYFGVMLVKLGLADGMVSGAIHSTADTVRPALQIIKTKPGISRTSGVFLMNRENTEERFVFADCAINIDPNAQELAEIALNTAETAKIFDIDPKVAMLSFSSKGSAKAPQVDKVQEATKIAKELNPNVALDGELQFDAAFVPATAEIKAPRSDVAGHANVFVFPDLQSGNIGYKIAQRLGMFDAIGPILQGLNMPVNDLSRGSSAEDIYKLAIITAAQALDNEK; from the coding sequence ATGAGTATTCGTACTTTATTTGGTGGATTAAGAGAAAAAGTTGTTGGAAAAAATATGAAAATTGTTTTCCCAGAAGGTAATGATGAACGTGTCGTTCGTGCTGCGGCTCGTTTAAAATTTGAAGGATTAGTTGAGCCAATCATCTTAGGTGAAGAAAAGGAAATTCTTAACTTATTGACTGAACTTGGATTTGCTGATCAAGTATATACCATCATTAATCCAAATGATTATCCAGAATTTGAAAAAATGAAAGAAAGTTTTGTCGAAATTCGTAAAGGTAAAGTAACAATGGAAGATGCTGACAGACTTTTAAGAGATGTCAATTACTTTGGTGTTATGTTGGTTAAGCTTGGACTTGCTGATGGTATGGTTTCTGGCGCGATTCATTCAACTGCTGATACAGTTCGACCAGCTTTACAAATTATTAAAACAAAACCTGGTATTTCAAGAACCTCTGGTGTTTTCTTGATGAATCGTGAAAATACTGAAGAAAGATTTGTATTCGCTGACTGTGCTATTAATATCGACCCAAATGCACAAGAATTAGCAGAAATTGCCTTAAATACTGCAGAAACAGCTAAAATATTTGATATTGATCCTAAAGTTGCAATGTTAAGCTTTTCTTCTAAAGGATCTGCAAAAGCACCACAAGTTGATAAAGTGCAAGAAGCAACGAAAATTGCTAAAGAATTGAACCCAAATGTTGCATTAGATGGAGAACTACAATTTGATGCTGCATTTGTACCTGCAACAGCTGAAATTAAAGCACCTAGAAGTGATGTAGCTGGTCATGCTAATGTCTTCGTCTTCCCAGATTTACAATCTGGAAATATTGGATATAAAATTGCACAACGTCTTGGAATGTTTGATGCTATTGGACCAATCCTTCAAGGATTAAATATGCCTGTTAATGATTTGTCTCGTGGTTCAAGTGCTGAAGATATCTATAAATTAGCAATAATCACTGCCGCTCAAGCTTTAGATAATGAAAAATAA
- a CDS encoding SDR family NAD(P)-dependent oxidoreductase, with protein sequence MTKIAVVTGSSAGFGEAICKKLVASHLKVIGIARREEKLVTLQNELGKDYFYPISVDITNHLELEKALNELPEDWKSIDILINNAGLALGLDKAQEADFSNWTTMINTNVTALTFLTDLLLPKMVQQNSGFIINLGSTAGTIPYPGGNVYGATKAFVKQFSLNLRADLAGTKIRVTNIEPGLCEGTEFSYVRFNNDEKRVSQLYDGAHAITAEDIANTVDWLIQQPEHLNFNRIEMMPVSQSYGPQPVFRD encoded by the coding sequence ATGACTAAAATAGCAGTTGTAACAGGTTCTTCAGCTGGCTTTGGTGAAGCCATTTGTAAAAAATTAGTTGCATCACATTTAAAAGTAATTGGTATTGCAAGAAGAGAAGAAAAATTAGTTACCTTACAAAATGAACTTGGTAAAGATTATTTTTATCCTATTTCAGTTGATATCACAAATCACCTTGAATTAGAAAAGGCATTGAATGAGTTACCTGAAGATTGGAAATCAATTGATATTTTAATTAATAATGCAGGGTTAGCCTTAGGACTTGATAAAGCACAAGAAGCTGATTTTTCAAATTGGACAACTATGATTAATACTAATGTGACAGCCTTGACATTTTTAACAGATCTTTTATTACCTAAAATGGTTCAACAAAATAGTGGATTTATTATTAATTTAGGATCTACGGCGGGAACAATTCCTTATCCAGGCGGAAATGTATATGGAGCAACCAAAGCTTTCGTAAAACAATTCTCACTTAATCTAAGAGCTGACCTTGCGGGAACTAAAATTAGAGTGACAAATATCGAACCTGGTCTTTGTGAGGGGACTGAATTTTCTTATGTTCGTTTCAATAACGATGAAAAACGTGTTAGTCAACTTTATGATGGAGCGCATGCGATTACAGCTGAAGATATTGCTAACACCGTTGATTGGTTGATTCAACAACCTGAACATCTTAATTTTAACAGAATTGAGATGATGCCAGTTTCACAAAGCTATGGTCCACAACCAGTATTTAGAGATTAA